One window of the Salvelinus fontinalis isolate EN_2023a chromosome 2, ASM2944872v1, whole genome shotgun sequence genome contains the following:
- the LOC129829501 gene encoding disintegrin and metalloproteinase domain-containing protein 11-like isoform X1: MLAVWCLVFAAVGERFAVSVGSYQVSRVTGGGRSTLVRDASLWDWFSPEEREDSSDIAAEVAYPKRLVQQMESEEEMSHGYLDTRVRNTTGGTSPVHLAQSCFQVETFGHTFTLDLELNHHLLSSDYVERHFHQDGKPSQSMGGEHCYYQGRLRGLPESWAALSTCLGLCGMFSDGMFSYGIEPLFDGTNQTEGAHLVRRMPDVRLSPDCQDCTDNSEGDRARGNGDEQMKDPRVSEVLRRSKRQLPRRPTVQSETKYIELMVVNDYEMFEQLRRSTTQARNFAKAVVNMADAIYREQLNTRIVLVAMETWSSANMVPVVTDPLTTLQNFMKYRKDSIKEQSDVVHLFSGRTFQSSRSGTAYTGGVCSLTRGGGINEYGNVGPMAITLCQSLGQNIGMRWNNIRSSAGDCRCPDSWLGCIMEDTGYYLPRKFSRCSVDEYIQFLLQGGGSCLFNKPNKLLDPPECGNGFVETGEECDCGSQLECARSGGACCKKCTLTHDAMCSSGLCCSGCRYELRGAVCRQAVNDCDIPESCTGDSSQCPHNVHKLDGYMCDSSQGRCYSGRCRTLDGQCKGLWGYNSADRFCYEKLNAEGTEKGNCGRSPEGQGWLQCNKPDVLCGFLFCINMTVKPKFGDLEGEVTSLTIYHQNKYLDCRGGHVLLEDGSDLGYVEDGTPCGPNMMCLERRCLPVAAFNLSSCSGSTLGRTCSDHGTCSNEVKCICDRDYTGKDCSVFDPIPDPTPPANTEKKGPSGTNIIIGSIAGAILLAAIVLGGTGWGFKNIRRGRSGGG; the protein is encoded by the exons ATGCTGGCGGTGTGGTGCTTGGTCTTTGCTGCAGTGGGCGAGAGGTTTGCCGTGTCAG TTGGCAGTTATCAGGTCTCCCGCGTTACAGGCGGCGGCAGGTCGACTTTGGTGCGGGATGCGAGTTTGTGGGATTGGTTCTCGCCAGAGGAGCGGGAAGACAGCAGCGACATTGCGGCCGAAGTCGCCTATCCAAAGCGTCTGGTGCAACAGATGGAGTCGGAGGAAGAAATGTCCCACGGCTATTTGGATACCCGCGTGAGGAATACCACGGGAGGCACCTCG CCAGTCCATTTGGCCCAGAGTTGTTTCCAGGTGGAAACCTTCGGACACACCTTCACCCTGGACCTGGAGTTAAACCA CCACCTCCTGTCCTCAGACTACGTGGAGCGCCACTTTCACCAAGACGGCAAACCCTCACAGTCTATG GGAGGGGAGCACTGCTACTACCAAGGGAGGTTGAGGGGCTTACCAGAGTCCTGGGCAGCTCTCTCCACCTGTCTTGGCCTATG tGGTATGTTTTCTGATGGGATGTTCTCTTATGGGATTGAGCCTCTTTTCGACGGGACCAATcag ACTGAGGGGGCCCACCTAGTGCGTAGGATGCCTGATGTCAGACTATCCCCAGACTGTCAAG ACTGCACAGACAACAGTGAGGGGGATAGAGCCAGAGGTAATGGTGATGAGCAGATGAAGGATCCCCGGGTCAGTGAGGTGCTGAGGCGCTCTAAGAGACAGCTGCCACGCAGGCCCACCGTGCAGTCAGAGACCAAATACATCGAGCTGATGGTGGTCAACGACTACGAAATG TTTGAGCAGCTGCGACGCTCTACTACCCAGGCCAGGAACTTTGCCAAAGCAGTGGTCAATATGGCTGATGCA ATTTACAGGGAACAGCTGAACACACGCATCGTGCTGGTTGCCATGGAGACCTGGTCGTCGGCCAACATGGTTCCCGTGGTGACGGACCCGTTGACGACGCTGCAGAACTTCATGAAGTACAGGAAGGACAGTATTAAGGAGCAAAGTGACGTCGTGCACCTCTTCTC ggGGCGTACATTCCAGAGCAGTCGCAGTGGGACGGCCTACACCGGAGGGGTGTGTTCTCTCACCAGAGGAGGGGGCATCAACGAG TATGGGAACGTGGGTCCTATGGCCATCACTCTGTGCCAGAGTCTGGGTCAGAACATTGGGATGAGGTGGAACAACATACGCAGCTCTGCGG gaGACTGCAGATGTCCTGATTCTTGGCTTGGTTGTATCATGGAAGACACTGG ATATTACCTGCCCAGAAAGTTCTCTCGCTGCAGTGTTGATGAGTACATCCAGTTCTTGCTCCAGGGGGGCGGGAGCTGCCTCTTCAACAAGCCCAACAAG ctGTTGGACCCTCCTGAGTGTGGGAACGGCTTcgtggagacaggggaggagtgTGACTGTGGGTCTCAGCTG gAGTGTGCCCGTAGTGGAGGGGCGTGCTGTAAGAAGTGTACCCtgacccacgatgccatgtgcaGTAGTGGACTGTGCTGCAGTGGGTGCAGG TATGAGCTGAGAGGAGCGGTTTGCAGACAGGCTGTGAATGACTGTGACATCCCAGAGAGCTGCACAGGAGACTCCAGCCag TGCCCTCATAATGTGCACAAGCTGGATGGATACATGTGTGACAGTAGTCAG ggTCGTTGTTATAGTGGTCGGTGCAGGACTCTCGATGGCCAGTGTAAGGGACTTTGGGGCTACA ATTCAGCAGACCGCTTCTGCTATGAGAAGCTGAATGCAGAGGGCACAGAGAAGGGCAACTGTGGGCGGAGCCCTGAGGGCCAGGGATGGCTGCAGTGCAACAAGCC GGATGTGCTTTGTGGTTTCCTGTTCTGTATCAATATGACGGTGAAGCCAAAGTTTGGGGATCTGGAGGGGGAAGTGACCAGCCTTACAATATACCACCAGAACAAGTACCTGGACTGCCG AGGGGGCCATGTCCTGCTGGAGGATGGGTCAGACCTGGGCTACGTAGAGGATGGTACGCCATGCGGCCCCAACATGATGTGTCTGGAGCGCCGCTGTCTCCCTGTGGCTGCCTTCAACCTCAGCTCCTGCTCCGGCTCCACGCTGGGACGCACCTGCTCTGACCACggg acatgcaGTAACGAGGTGAAGTGTATCTGTGACAGGGACTACACCGGGAAGGACTGCAGTGTCTTTGACCCCATCCCTGACCCCACGCCGCCTGCCAACACGGAGAAGAAAG GTCCCAGTGGCACCAATATCATAATAGGGTCCATCGCAGGTGCTATTCTTCTGGCAGCTATAGTCCTAGGGGGGACAGGATGGGGATTTAA GAATATCCGAAGAGGAAG ATCTGGAGGAGGATAA
- the LOC129829501 gene encoding disintegrin and metalloproteinase domain-containing protein 11-like isoform X4, whose protein sequence is MLAVWCLVFAAVGERFAVSVGSYQVSRVTGGGRSTLVRDASLWDWFSPEEREDSSDIAAEVAYPKRLVQQMESEEEMSHGYLDTRVRNTTGGTSGGEHCYYQGRLRGLPESWAALSTCLGLCGMFSDGMFSYGIEPLFDGTNQTEGAHLVRRMPDVRLSPDCQDCTDNSEGDRARGNGDEQMKDPRVSEVLRRSKRQLPRRPTVQSETKYIELMVVNDYEMFEQLRRSTTQARNFAKAVVNMADAIYREQLNTRIVLVAMETWSSANMVPVVTDPLTTLQNFMKYRKDSIKEQSDVVHLFSGRTFQSSRSGTAYTGGVCSLTRGGGINEYGNVGPMAITLCQSLGQNIGMRWNNIRSSAGDCRCPDSWLGCIMEDTGYYLPRKFSRCSVDEYIQFLLQGGGSCLFNKPNKLLDPPECGNGFVETGEECDCGSQLECARSGGACCKKCTLTHDAMCSSGLCCSGCRYELRGAVCRQAVNDCDIPESCTGDSSQCPHNVHKLDGYMCDSSQGRCYSGRCRTLDGQCKGLWGYNSADRFCYEKLNAEGTEKGNCGRSPEGQGWLQCNKPDVLCGFLFCINMTVKPKFGDLEGEVTSLTIYHQNKYLDCRGGHVLLEDGSDLGYVEDGTPCGPNMMCLERRCLPVAAFNLSSCSGSTLGRTCSDHGTCSNEVKCICDRDYTGKDCSVFDPIPDPTPPANTEKKGPSGTNIIIGSIAGAILLAAIVLGGTGWGFKNIRRGRSGGG, encoded by the exons ATGCTGGCGGTGTGGTGCTTGGTCTTTGCTGCAGTGGGCGAGAGGTTTGCCGTGTCAG TTGGCAGTTATCAGGTCTCCCGCGTTACAGGCGGCGGCAGGTCGACTTTGGTGCGGGATGCGAGTTTGTGGGATTGGTTCTCGCCAGAGGAGCGGGAAGACAGCAGCGACATTGCGGCCGAAGTCGCCTATCCAAAGCGTCTGGTGCAACAGATGGAGTCGGAGGAAGAAATGTCCCACGGCTATTTGGATACCCGCGTGAGGAATACCACGGGAGGCACCTCG GGAGGGGAGCACTGCTACTACCAAGGGAGGTTGAGGGGCTTACCAGAGTCCTGGGCAGCTCTCTCCACCTGTCTTGGCCTATG tGGTATGTTTTCTGATGGGATGTTCTCTTATGGGATTGAGCCTCTTTTCGACGGGACCAATcag ACTGAGGGGGCCCACCTAGTGCGTAGGATGCCTGATGTCAGACTATCCCCAGACTGTCAAG ACTGCACAGACAACAGTGAGGGGGATAGAGCCAGAGGTAATGGTGATGAGCAGATGAAGGATCCCCGGGTCAGTGAGGTGCTGAGGCGCTCTAAGAGACAGCTGCCACGCAGGCCCACCGTGCAGTCAGAGACCAAATACATCGAGCTGATGGTGGTCAACGACTACGAAATG TTTGAGCAGCTGCGACGCTCTACTACCCAGGCCAGGAACTTTGCCAAAGCAGTGGTCAATATGGCTGATGCA ATTTACAGGGAACAGCTGAACACACGCATCGTGCTGGTTGCCATGGAGACCTGGTCGTCGGCCAACATGGTTCCCGTGGTGACGGACCCGTTGACGACGCTGCAGAACTTCATGAAGTACAGGAAGGACAGTATTAAGGAGCAAAGTGACGTCGTGCACCTCTTCTC ggGGCGTACATTCCAGAGCAGTCGCAGTGGGACGGCCTACACCGGAGGGGTGTGTTCTCTCACCAGAGGAGGGGGCATCAACGAG TATGGGAACGTGGGTCCTATGGCCATCACTCTGTGCCAGAGTCTGGGTCAGAACATTGGGATGAGGTGGAACAACATACGCAGCTCTGCGG gaGACTGCAGATGTCCTGATTCTTGGCTTGGTTGTATCATGGAAGACACTGG ATATTACCTGCCCAGAAAGTTCTCTCGCTGCAGTGTTGATGAGTACATCCAGTTCTTGCTCCAGGGGGGCGGGAGCTGCCTCTTCAACAAGCCCAACAAG ctGTTGGACCCTCCTGAGTGTGGGAACGGCTTcgtggagacaggggaggagtgTGACTGTGGGTCTCAGCTG gAGTGTGCCCGTAGTGGAGGGGCGTGCTGTAAGAAGTGTACCCtgacccacgatgccatgtgcaGTAGTGGACTGTGCTGCAGTGGGTGCAGG TATGAGCTGAGAGGAGCGGTTTGCAGACAGGCTGTGAATGACTGTGACATCCCAGAGAGCTGCACAGGAGACTCCAGCCag TGCCCTCATAATGTGCACAAGCTGGATGGATACATGTGTGACAGTAGTCAG ggTCGTTGTTATAGTGGTCGGTGCAGGACTCTCGATGGCCAGTGTAAGGGACTTTGGGGCTACA ATTCAGCAGACCGCTTCTGCTATGAGAAGCTGAATGCAGAGGGCACAGAGAAGGGCAACTGTGGGCGGAGCCCTGAGGGCCAGGGATGGCTGCAGTGCAACAAGCC GGATGTGCTTTGTGGTTTCCTGTTCTGTATCAATATGACGGTGAAGCCAAAGTTTGGGGATCTGGAGGGGGAAGTGACCAGCCTTACAATATACCACCAGAACAAGTACCTGGACTGCCG AGGGGGCCATGTCCTGCTGGAGGATGGGTCAGACCTGGGCTACGTAGAGGATGGTACGCCATGCGGCCCCAACATGATGTGTCTGGAGCGCCGCTGTCTCCCTGTGGCTGCCTTCAACCTCAGCTCCTGCTCCGGCTCCACGCTGGGACGCACCTGCTCTGACCACggg acatgcaGTAACGAGGTGAAGTGTATCTGTGACAGGGACTACACCGGGAAGGACTGCAGTGTCTTTGACCCCATCCCTGACCCCACGCCGCCTGCCAACACGGAGAAGAAAG GTCCCAGTGGCACCAATATCATAATAGGGTCCATCGCAGGTGCTATTCTTCTGGCAGCTATAGTCCTAGGGGGGACAGGATGGGGATTTAA GAATATCCGAAGAGGAAG ATCTGGAGGAGGATAA
- the LOC129829501 gene encoding disintegrin and metalloproteinase domain-containing protein 11-like isoform X2, translating into MLAVWCLVFAAVGERFAVSGGGRSTLVRDASLWDWFSPEEREDSSDIAAEVAYPKRLVQQMESEEEMSHGYLDTRVRNTTGGTSPVHLAQSCFQVETFGHTFTLDLELNHHLLSSDYVERHFHQDGKPSQSMGGEHCYYQGRLRGLPESWAALSTCLGLCGMFSDGMFSYGIEPLFDGTNQTEGAHLVRRMPDVRLSPDCQDCTDNSEGDRARGNGDEQMKDPRVSEVLRRSKRQLPRRPTVQSETKYIELMVVNDYEMFEQLRRSTTQARNFAKAVVNMADAIYREQLNTRIVLVAMETWSSANMVPVVTDPLTTLQNFMKYRKDSIKEQSDVVHLFSGRTFQSSRSGTAYTGGVCSLTRGGGINEYGNVGPMAITLCQSLGQNIGMRWNNIRSSAGDCRCPDSWLGCIMEDTGYYLPRKFSRCSVDEYIQFLLQGGGSCLFNKPNKLLDPPECGNGFVETGEECDCGSQLECARSGGACCKKCTLTHDAMCSSGLCCSGCRYELRGAVCRQAVNDCDIPESCTGDSSQCPHNVHKLDGYMCDSSQGRCYSGRCRTLDGQCKGLWGYNSADRFCYEKLNAEGTEKGNCGRSPEGQGWLQCNKPDVLCGFLFCINMTVKPKFGDLEGEVTSLTIYHQNKYLDCRGGHVLLEDGSDLGYVEDGTPCGPNMMCLERRCLPVAAFNLSSCSGSTLGRTCSDHGTCSNEVKCICDRDYTGKDCSVFDPIPDPTPPANTEKKGPSGTNIIIGSIAGAILLAAIVLGGTGWGFKNIRRGRSGGG; encoded by the exons ATGCTGGCGGTGTGGTGCTTGGTCTTTGCTGCAGTGGGCGAGAGGTTTGCCGTGTCAG GCGGCGGCAGGTCGACTTTGGTGCGGGATGCGAGTTTGTGGGATTGGTTCTCGCCAGAGGAGCGGGAAGACAGCAGCGACATTGCGGCCGAAGTCGCCTATCCAAAGCGTCTGGTGCAACAGATGGAGTCGGAGGAAGAAATGTCCCACGGCTATTTGGATACCCGCGTGAGGAATACCACGGGAGGCACCTCG CCAGTCCATTTGGCCCAGAGTTGTTTCCAGGTGGAAACCTTCGGACACACCTTCACCCTGGACCTGGAGTTAAACCA CCACCTCCTGTCCTCAGACTACGTGGAGCGCCACTTTCACCAAGACGGCAAACCCTCACAGTCTATG GGAGGGGAGCACTGCTACTACCAAGGGAGGTTGAGGGGCTTACCAGAGTCCTGGGCAGCTCTCTCCACCTGTCTTGGCCTATG tGGTATGTTTTCTGATGGGATGTTCTCTTATGGGATTGAGCCTCTTTTCGACGGGACCAATcag ACTGAGGGGGCCCACCTAGTGCGTAGGATGCCTGATGTCAGACTATCCCCAGACTGTCAAG ACTGCACAGACAACAGTGAGGGGGATAGAGCCAGAGGTAATGGTGATGAGCAGATGAAGGATCCCCGGGTCAGTGAGGTGCTGAGGCGCTCTAAGAGACAGCTGCCACGCAGGCCCACCGTGCAGTCAGAGACCAAATACATCGAGCTGATGGTGGTCAACGACTACGAAATG TTTGAGCAGCTGCGACGCTCTACTACCCAGGCCAGGAACTTTGCCAAAGCAGTGGTCAATATGGCTGATGCA ATTTACAGGGAACAGCTGAACACACGCATCGTGCTGGTTGCCATGGAGACCTGGTCGTCGGCCAACATGGTTCCCGTGGTGACGGACCCGTTGACGACGCTGCAGAACTTCATGAAGTACAGGAAGGACAGTATTAAGGAGCAAAGTGACGTCGTGCACCTCTTCTC ggGGCGTACATTCCAGAGCAGTCGCAGTGGGACGGCCTACACCGGAGGGGTGTGTTCTCTCACCAGAGGAGGGGGCATCAACGAG TATGGGAACGTGGGTCCTATGGCCATCACTCTGTGCCAGAGTCTGGGTCAGAACATTGGGATGAGGTGGAACAACATACGCAGCTCTGCGG gaGACTGCAGATGTCCTGATTCTTGGCTTGGTTGTATCATGGAAGACACTGG ATATTACCTGCCCAGAAAGTTCTCTCGCTGCAGTGTTGATGAGTACATCCAGTTCTTGCTCCAGGGGGGCGGGAGCTGCCTCTTCAACAAGCCCAACAAG ctGTTGGACCCTCCTGAGTGTGGGAACGGCTTcgtggagacaggggaggagtgTGACTGTGGGTCTCAGCTG gAGTGTGCCCGTAGTGGAGGGGCGTGCTGTAAGAAGTGTACCCtgacccacgatgccatgtgcaGTAGTGGACTGTGCTGCAGTGGGTGCAGG TATGAGCTGAGAGGAGCGGTTTGCAGACAGGCTGTGAATGACTGTGACATCCCAGAGAGCTGCACAGGAGACTCCAGCCag TGCCCTCATAATGTGCACAAGCTGGATGGATACATGTGTGACAGTAGTCAG ggTCGTTGTTATAGTGGTCGGTGCAGGACTCTCGATGGCCAGTGTAAGGGACTTTGGGGCTACA ATTCAGCAGACCGCTTCTGCTATGAGAAGCTGAATGCAGAGGGCACAGAGAAGGGCAACTGTGGGCGGAGCCCTGAGGGCCAGGGATGGCTGCAGTGCAACAAGCC GGATGTGCTTTGTGGTTTCCTGTTCTGTATCAATATGACGGTGAAGCCAAAGTTTGGGGATCTGGAGGGGGAAGTGACCAGCCTTACAATATACCACCAGAACAAGTACCTGGACTGCCG AGGGGGCCATGTCCTGCTGGAGGATGGGTCAGACCTGGGCTACGTAGAGGATGGTACGCCATGCGGCCCCAACATGATGTGTCTGGAGCGCCGCTGTCTCCCTGTGGCTGCCTTCAACCTCAGCTCCTGCTCCGGCTCCACGCTGGGACGCACCTGCTCTGACCACggg acatgcaGTAACGAGGTGAAGTGTATCTGTGACAGGGACTACACCGGGAAGGACTGCAGTGTCTTTGACCCCATCCCTGACCCCACGCCGCCTGCCAACACGGAGAAGAAAG GTCCCAGTGGCACCAATATCATAATAGGGTCCATCGCAGGTGCTATTCTTCTGGCAGCTATAGTCCTAGGGGGGACAGGATGGGGATTTAA GAATATCCGAAGAGGAAG ATCTGGAGGAGGATAA
- the LOC129829501 gene encoding disintegrin and metalloproteinase domain-containing protein 11-like isoform X3 yields MLAVWCLVFAAVGERFAVSVGSYQVSRVTGGGRSTLVRDASLWDWFSPEEREDSSDIAAEVAYPKRLVQQMESEEEMSHGYLDTRVRNTTGGTSPVHLAQSCFQVETFGHTFTLDLELNHHLLSSDYVERHFHQDGKPSQSMGGEHCYYQGRLRGLPESWAALSTCLGLCGMFSDGMFSYGIEPLFDGTNQTEGAHLVRRMPDVRLSPDCQDCTDNSEGDRARGNGDEQMKDPRVSEVLRRSKRQLPRRPTVQSETKYIELMVVNDYEMFEQLRRSTTQARNFAKAVVNMADAIYREQLNTRIVLVAMETWSSANMVPVVTDPLTTLQNFMKYRKDSIKEQSDVVHLFSGRTFQSSRSGTAYTGGVCSLTRGGGINEYGNVGPMAITLCQSLGQNIGMRWNNIRSSAGDCRCPDSWLGCIMEDTGYYLPRKFSRCSVDEYIQFLLQGGGSCLFNKPNKLLDPPECGNGFVETGEECDCGSQLECARSGGACCKKCTLTHDAMCSSGLCCSGCRYELRGAVCRQAVNDCDIPESCTGDSSQCPHNVHKLDGYMCDSSQGRCYSGRCRTLDGQCKGLWGYNSADRFCYEKLNAEGTEKGNCGRSPEGQGWLQCNKPDVLCGFLFCINMTVKPKFGDLEGEVTSLTIYHQNKYLDCRGGHVLLEDGSDLGYVEDGTPCGPNMMCLERRCLPVAAFNLSSCSGSTLGRTCSDHGTCSNEVKCICDRDYTGKDCSVFDPIPDPTPPANTEKKGISEEEDLEEDKISVRLSLSVCSCLSLTL; encoded by the exons ATGCTGGCGGTGTGGTGCTTGGTCTTTGCTGCAGTGGGCGAGAGGTTTGCCGTGTCAG TTGGCAGTTATCAGGTCTCCCGCGTTACAGGCGGCGGCAGGTCGACTTTGGTGCGGGATGCGAGTTTGTGGGATTGGTTCTCGCCAGAGGAGCGGGAAGACAGCAGCGACATTGCGGCCGAAGTCGCCTATCCAAAGCGTCTGGTGCAACAGATGGAGTCGGAGGAAGAAATGTCCCACGGCTATTTGGATACCCGCGTGAGGAATACCACGGGAGGCACCTCG CCAGTCCATTTGGCCCAGAGTTGTTTCCAGGTGGAAACCTTCGGACACACCTTCACCCTGGACCTGGAGTTAAACCA CCACCTCCTGTCCTCAGACTACGTGGAGCGCCACTTTCACCAAGACGGCAAACCCTCACAGTCTATG GGAGGGGAGCACTGCTACTACCAAGGGAGGTTGAGGGGCTTACCAGAGTCCTGGGCAGCTCTCTCCACCTGTCTTGGCCTATG tGGTATGTTTTCTGATGGGATGTTCTCTTATGGGATTGAGCCTCTTTTCGACGGGACCAATcag ACTGAGGGGGCCCACCTAGTGCGTAGGATGCCTGATGTCAGACTATCCCCAGACTGTCAAG ACTGCACAGACAACAGTGAGGGGGATAGAGCCAGAGGTAATGGTGATGAGCAGATGAAGGATCCCCGGGTCAGTGAGGTGCTGAGGCGCTCTAAGAGACAGCTGCCACGCAGGCCCACCGTGCAGTCAGAGACCAAATACATCGAGCTGATGGTGGTCAACGACTACGAAATG TTTGAGCAGCTGCGACGCTCTACTACCCAGGCCAGGAACTTTGCCAAAGCAGTGGTCAATATGGCTGATGCA ATTTACAGGGAACAGCTGAACACACGCATCGTGCTGGTTGCCATGGAGACCTGGTCGTCGGCCAACATGGTTCCCGTGGTGACGGACCCGTTGACGACGCTGCAGAACTTCATGAAGTACAGGAAGGACAGTATTAAGGAGCAAAGTGACGTCGTGCACCTCTTCTC ggGGCGTACATTCCAGAGCAGTCGCAGTGGGACGGCCTACACCGGAGGGGTGTGTTCTCTCACCAGAGGAGGGGGCATCAACGAG TATGGGAACGTGGGTCCTATGGCCATCACTCTGTGCCAGAGTCTGGGTCAGAACATTGGGATGAGGTGGAACAACATACGCAGCTCTGCGG gaGACTGCAGATGTCCTGATTCTTGGCTTGGTTGTATCATGGAAGACACTGG ATATTACCTGCCCAGAAAGTTCTCTCGCTGCAGTGTTGATGAGTACATCCAGTTCTTGCTCCAGGGGGGCGGGAGCTGCCTCTTCAACAAGCCCAACAAG ctGTTGGACCCTCCTGAGTGTGGGAACGGCTTcgtggagacaggggaggagtgTGACTGTGGGTCTCAGCTG gAGTGTGCCCGTAGTGGAGGGGCGTGCTGTAAGAAGTGTACCCtgacccacgatgccatgtgcaGTAGTGGACTGTGCTGCAGTGGGTGCAGG TATGAGCTGAGAGGAGCGGTTTGCAGACAGGCTGTGAATGACTGTGACATCCCAGAGAGCTGCACAGGAGACTCCAGCCag TGCCCTCATAATGTGCACAAGCTGGATGGATACATGTGTGACAGTAGTCAG ggTCGTTGTTATAGTGGTCGGTGCAGGACTCTCGATGGCCAGTGTAAGGGACTTTGGGGCTACA ATTCAGCAGACCGCTTCTGCTATGAGAAGCTGAATGCAGAGGGCACAGAGAAGGGCAACTGTGGGCGGAGCCCTGAGGGCCAGGGATGGCTGCAGTGCAACAAGCC GGATGTGCTTTGTGGTTTCCTGTTCTGTATCAATATGACGGTGAAGCCAAAGTTTGGGGATCTGGAGGGGGAAGTGACCAGCCTTACAATATACCACCAGAACAAGTACCTGGACTGCCG AGGGGGCCATGTCCTGCTGGAGGATGGGTCAGACCTGGGCTACGTAGAGGATGGTACGCCATGCGGCCCCAACATGATGTGTCTGGAGCGCCGCTGTCTCCCTGTGGCTGCCTTCAACCTCAGCTCCTGCTCCGGCTCCACGCTGGGACGCACCTGCTCTGACCACggg acatgcaGTAACGAGGTGAAGTGTATCTGTGACAGGGACTACACCGGGAAGGACTGCAGTGTCTTTGACCCCATCCCTGACCCCACGCCGCCTGCCAACACGGAGAAGAAAG GAATATCCGAAGAGGAAG ATCTGGAGGAGGATAAgatctctgtccgtctgtctttgtctgtctgctcctgtctgtctctcactctgtga